From the Methanomassiliicoccus luminyensis B10 genome, one window contains:
- a CDS encoding transposase produces the protein MDPHYTSQTCSECGHVSRSNRTGRQFSCIRCGFTLDAGTGRRQAPCQRAERSER, from the coding sequence ATCGATCCACACTACACCTCCCAGACCTGTTCCGAATGCGGTCACGTATCTCGAAGCAACAGAACAGGAAGGCAGTTCAGCTGCATCCGGTGCGGGTTCACGCTCGATGCAGGCACGGGAAGGCGGCAGGCTCCGTGTCAGCGAGCCGAACGCAGCGAGCGATGA